TACTTCTACTCCCAACATACTCCAGTAAAAGACACAGTCCTCCACGTATTAGCCCAGTCTTGTGACTCTGCAAATGTAGTCCAACTTATCCTTGACCGACATGGCCGTTTGCTTATGAAATTGAACAAAAGGGGCGAGACTGCACTTCATTTGGCAGCAAGAAATGGGCATTCAGGCGTCGTTCGAGCACTAATTGACTATGCAAAATCGGGAGCAGGAGGATATTGGTTCCCCCCATGTTTTGACAGATGCAAGTGGATGCTGAGGATGGCTAGTAAGGCTGGAAATACAGCTTTACACGAGGCAGTTAGGAACAACTTCTATGACATCGCCAAATttttagttcaagaagatcCTGAGTTTCGTTATCCCCACAATTATGCTGTGGAGACACCTCTGAATCTGGCAGTTGAGAAGGGACGCCATAATATTATGGTTCTAATTTTGGAGTCTTGCAAGACACCATCTTATCTTGGCCCCGGACACAAAACTGCCTTGCATGCTGCCTCAATTTGCAATTTGCCAGGTGACTTCATGGATAAGCATTTTTATATTAACATTATCtacacaaccaaaaaaaaaagggaaaacctGAGCTCctgttcttccttttttttttttttttttattttcatattttgatacaggtgaattaatttttttacctTGTACGAAATTTCGACTTTGATGGCACAAGCGATTAATGCATTAAAAGGGATTAATGGAAAATTAATATGATAAAATACCATTTAATAATGGGTAAATTATTTATTACCCctctataattttatataatgtAGATGATCCCCTAAGGTTTTAAAATAGCCACATAACCCCCTAGTGATTTTATGTAAAgtaaaaaatgaatggaatgcataatTAGTTATGGAGTTTATATCAAACGCATTTTCAAAGCGTgtctaataaaattttaatacccatgtaacccccttatgatttatataaatattcacTTTATCTCAtgtgatttttgcatttatctATGTAATCTCCTTATACTTTTATACAAGGTGGTTAAACTCTCGTTTAATTTAGCATTTAAGTAAGGTAGTACTGGTATTTCAACTAACGAAATTATGTAAGCTATTTTccatcaagttttcactttacataaaacTATAGGGGTGAAGTGGACATTTTGAAATATTAGGGGGTTATTTGGCAATAGATGAAATCACAGGGAGGTTATATATAATTTGCCCTTCAATAATGCATTCTGTATTGTTTGTACATATTTATCCATTAACCATAACTCTTGTTTAATTTACACAGTATATGTAAGTTGCTGTAGTGTAATTGATCTTAATAGTCCAGTGAATAACAATATCTTCATATGTTGTGCTAAAATATTAGCTACTTACAGAATCCATGAAGCTGATTTTGGAAAAGCTGCCTAATCTTATAAAGAATGTTGATAAATTCGGGTGGACTGCACTTCATTATGCTGCCAAATTCGATCATCAGGAAATTGCAAGACTATTACTGTCTGCTGATAGGTCTACCGCCTATGTTGCTGCCAAGAACGATGACTCCAAGACTGCTCTACATATTGCGGTAATTCATGGACATGTAGTTTTGGTGCAAGAGATTTTATCCCATTGCCCAGATTGTTGGGTTCAGATTACGGGTAAAAGTCGGAATATCCTTCATCTAGCTGTAAAGCATGAAAAAAGAGAAGTCTTGGAGTTTGTTTTGCAAAGTTCCTGGGCTTCTGAGCTCATTAACGAAAAGGATAATGAAGGAAACACCCCTCTCCACCTGTATGTTGCTACCGAAAACTTAGATGGGAATTGCCTTGTGAATCATCCTTTTGTGGATGTCAATTCTTTTGACAGTTCCAACTCCACGCCTCTAGACAGGATAGTACGGGATGATCAACTTTCAGACAGAAAGGTATAAGATGTGTTTTTTCCCCTCCTCCGCTTTGCGTGATCACAGTGATTATTCTTGAACTGTTGTTTTTCCCTTTCCTCACATTATATCTGCTTTAAATGTAAGCTTTCTACTTTGATTTACAACCAGTATTATCTAACCAACCTTGTTCAAGGTGAACATTAAGTAGTCtgtctaaaaataaaaatataaaaaaaaaaaaaacatgacaCTTCTAATTGGAAGGATCAATAATAGTTTTGCATGTTATCTAATATCCTTGTCTATCACATGTGCAAGTAGAGTTGGAAGAGTACACCAAGACTCGCTTCATGTTTTAGCTGTTACAATTTTGTTTCTCATATCGTTTTTGACAGATTTTAATCAAGGATGAGTTGGAGCAAGCAGCTGGCACTCGAGGGTACCGAAATGTTGCTACCGTAAAGAAGATCTCACGAGCATCTGGTCCTGATGAAGTAAAAAGAGTCGAAAACTTGTCTAAGAATTATTCGATTGTGGCTACACTGATCGCAACAGTCACTTTTGCAGCTGGTTTTACAGTTCCAGGTGGATACAACAGTGACGGTCCAGACAAAGGCATGGCAGTTCTAGGCAAGCAAGCAGATTTTATTACATTTGTTATTTCAGATTTCTTGGCAATGATTGCCGCCATGGGTGCAGTGGTTGGACATATCAGGCTCGTGCAGACAAAAAATTACCGGCTTAAGTTGGCTATTGTCCGGGTAACTGAGCG
This portion of the Coffea eugenioides isolate CCC68of chromosome 11, Ceug_1.0, whole genome shotgun sequence genome encodes:
- the LOC113753917 gene encoding ankyrin repeat-containing protein At5g02620-like gives rise to the protein MDPELYAAAQSGNWVVMKRFSDYFYSQHTPVKDTVLHVLAQSCDSANVVQLILDRHGRLLMKLNKRGETALHLAARNGHSGVVRALIDYAKSGAGGYWFPPCFDRCKWMLRMASKAGNTALHEAVRNNFYDIAKFLVQEDPEFRYPHNYAVETPLNLAVEKGRHNIMVLILESCKTPSYLGPGHKTALHAASICNLPESMKLILEKLPNLIKNVDKFGWTALHYAAKFDHQEIARLLLSADRSTAYVAAKNDDSKTALHIAVIHGHVVLVQEILSHCPDCWVQITGKSRNILHLAVKHEKREVLEFVLQSSWASELINEKDNEGNTPLHLYVATENLDGNCLVNHPFVDVNSFDSSNSTPLDRIVRDDQLSDRKILIKDELEQAAGTRGYRNVATVKKISRASGPDEVKRVENLSKNYSIVATLIATVTFAAGFTVPGGYNSDGPDKGMAVLGKQADFITFVISDFLAMIAAMGAVVGHIRLVQTKNYRLKLAIVRVTERQISWAVFFMMMAFPSGLDAVLPNLPVMILLCVSIAWFFHDVYINLAIAWLNLEDRECTYTTRFKHSEADDVNIRALGLYKRWYQDLTEAED